The sequence TTGGATTGATAAACTGGCTCTTTGGCATAGCTAATCGAATATTGGGTTTACGATTTCTGGATTATTTTTCGACCGAAAGACTTTCTATCTGATGCCCGACTTCCTGCAGGAAAGCTGAAGCCGGCGCTCCGTCAATGGCCCGATGATCATAAGTGAGAGATAAACCAATGACGGGAATAAAGCCAATAATTCCATTCCCCAGATCACCCGGGCGGTAGATGATGGTGTTTACTCCCAGAATACCTACCTGTGGCAGGTTCAGAACCGGAGTGAACATTTCAATACCATAGGAACCAAGATTGGTAACTGTAAATGACGAAGCGGCAGGAGAGAGAAGGTCCGGACTGACAGATCCCTTTCGGCATTGCTCACTAAGCTGTTTCAGCTTCGACGAAAGACCCTGAAGGGTATACTCATTGGCATTTCTCAGGGAAGGAACCATTAATCCCCGCTCCGTATCCACGGCTATTCCAAGGTGTACCTTTGTGAAAATTTTGATGGAATCACCCAGAAAATGCGCGTTAATATGCGGATGCTTGAGCAATGCCTTCACAACAGCATAGCATACCATATCATTTATGGTGATGTTATAAGTGCTTCCTTTTTCAGCTTCCAGCTTGAACTGTTTTCTGAGTTCCAGTAACTTCCTGGCATCGGCACTGGTATGGTGAGTCAGCTGGGCCGATTCTCTCAGGGAAGCGTGCATGGCAGCAGCAATAAGCTTTCGCACATTGCTGAGTTTTTCTGTCCGGCTGTCTTCACCTGAAAATATGGGTTCCTGCGCGACTTTTTCGGCCAGAGGT is a genomic window of Bacteroidales bacterium containing:
- a CDS encoding 2-oxo acid dehydrogenase subunit E2, yielding MAVPVIMPRQGQSVETCIISKWHKAKGDPVRPGDLLFSYETDKAAFDEEAKTEGVLLEIFFREGEEVPVLSNVAVIGQVGEDPAPFRPGSATSGERDSRGEEEAKSPATSASVTRQPELKTEGKKRISPRARLLARELGIDPGQLQGSGPGGRVVERDVRSAAESRKKEIPSAPLAEKVAQEPIFSGEDSRTEKLSNVRKLIAAAMHASLRESAQLTHHTSADARKLLELRKQFKLEAEKGSTYNITINDMVCYAVVKALLKHPHINAHFLGDSIKIFTKVHLGIAVDTERGLMVPSLRNANEYTLQGLSSKLKQLSEQCRKGSVSPDLLSPAASSFTVTNLGSYGIEMFTPVLNLPQVGILGVNTIIYRPGDLGNGIIGFIPVIGLSLTYDHRAIDGAPASAFLQEVGHQIESLSVEK